GACCAGCCCTGATCTGGTAAAGCGGATGGCAGACGAGGGCCATATTGTAGGCAATCATACATACCACCATCCCGACATGTCTAAAATCTCCACCGCCGAAGCTTTTGGGCAGGAATTAAGCAGTCTGGAAGAAAAGTATCAGGAGATCACAGGAAAACCTATGAGCCGCTATTACCGCCCTCCTCAGGGAAAATACAGCGAATCTAATTTAAAAATGGCAAATGAAATGGGGTATAAAACCTTTTTCTGGAGCCTTGCCTATGTTGACTGGTATCAAGATAAACAGCCCAGTAAGGAGGAGGCCTTTAACAAGCTTTTAGGCCGCATACATCCAGGCGCTGTAGTGCTGCTTCACAGCACCTCCAGCACTAACGCAGCCATTTTAGATGAACTGCTGACAAAATGGGAAGAAATGGGATACCACTTTGCCTCCCTGGACCAGTTGGCAGAACGCCTGGAAAGTTAAAGCTTAAATAAATAAAAATCCCCCTACATCTGTACATACCATAAGCTTTCTAACTGACTGGTATGTACAAATGTAAGGGAAAACTTACTTAGATTCAAAAATCATCTCCACAACAGACTGATATTCTGTTAATGTTTTCGCCTTTTTTAGTTTTCTCTCCAGCCCCTCTTTTCCTGAAAACAGGGGCATTAAATAAAACCATATTTCCTTCATTTTAAAAAGCACATTTCTGTCACCGGAAAAGATTTGGCAGTAACCTTTACATATTTCGTCGTGCCATGCTTTTACTGTTTTTTTCTCAATTTCTTTCTGCCCTGTAATTTCTCCCATCAAACCTGGGCTTCTCAAGATTCCTCTGCCTATCATTACGGCCTTCAGGTTAGGAAAAGCTTCTGAAATACTTTTATAATCATCTCCTGTCCTTATATCCCCGTTATAACATAAAGGGTGAAGGCTGTTTTCATATGCCCATTGAAAGGTTTGAAGATCAGGATGATTATTATAAAAATCCTTCTGGATTCTGGGATGTATAATCACCTCTTCAAAAGGATATTTATTATATATTTCCATTAATCCCTGAAATTCATCAGGGCTGTCCTTTCCAATTCTGGTTTTCACAGATATTTTCATATCCAGCTGTGAAAACACCTGGCCAAAAAATATGTCCAGCTGCTCCTGGTCAGC
The window above is part of the Lachnoclostridium edouardi genome. Proteins encoded here:
- the pdaA gene encoding delta-lactam-biosynthetic de-N-acetylase; translation: MNKIPFSLKKLSLTALLFLAAYLLGSGAAMLVSPPSEAASASADGNWGLNFQTQGQAPVGNATPDYLKDFNACYVDNTDEKVIYLTFDAGYENGNTEPILDALKKHNAPAAFFLVGNYLETSPDLVKRMADEGHIVGNHTYHHPDMSKISTAEAFGQELSSLEEKYQEITGKPMSRYYRPPQGKYSESNLKMANEMGYKTFFWSLAYVDWYQDKQPSKEEAFNKLLGRIHPGAVVLLHSTSSTNAAILDELLTKWEEMGYHFASLDQLAERLES
- a CDS encoding tRNA dihydrouridine synthase — encoded protein: MKYYMAPMEGITGYIFRNACHKYLYHMDKYFTPFITPTQTRKFKTREVEDVLPEHNQDMYVVPQILTNKADDFIWAARELEKMGYREINLNLGCPSGTVVAKKKGSGFLADQEQLDIFFGQVFSQLDMKISVKTRIGKDSPDEFQGLMEIYNKYPFEEVIIHPRIQKDFYNNHPDLQTFQWAYENSLHPLCYNGDIRTGDDYKSISEAFPNLKAVMIGRGILRSPGLMGEITGQKEIEKKTVKAWHDEICKGYCQIFSGDRNVLFKMKEIWFYLMPLFSGKEGLERKLKKAKTLTEYQSVVEMIFESK